From a single Paenibacillus sp. FSL W8-0426 genomic region:
- a CDS encoding carbohydrate ABC transporter permease yields MSTTALRKIGQAVLQLPLWLYLIVSIYPLFWMISYSLKNNDEIFVTNPFGLPTTFRFENYINAWQQFNIPRYFMNSFVVSTISTLLIMLLALMFAFAVARMKWRFNSLARTYMIIGMFMPLQVIMIPLALLVRDFHLTNTYGALILPYVAIGLPFSTMVFYGFLMAIPKEIEEAACMDGATIYRLFLSIIVPLALPAIATVAIFQFLNNWNEFTLAYILISDENMKTLPLGLLFFQGSYSTDWGAMGAVMTIASLPMVLVYLFLSEQVERAMTVGSAVKG; encoded by the coding sequence ATGAGTACAACGGCTCTGCGCAAAATCGGACAAGCTGTCCTGCAGCTACCGCTGTGGCTGTACCTGATCGTATCAATCTACCCGCTATTCTGGATGATTTCCTATTCATTGAAGAACAATGATGAGATATTTGTGACCAATCCGTTTGGATTGCCCACCACCTTTCGATTTGAGAATTATATCAACGCCTGGCAGCAATTCAATATCCCGCGGTATTTCATGAACAGCTTCGTGGTATCGACGATCTCCACCTTACTGATTATGCTGCTGGCTCTGATGTTTGCTTTTGCCGTGGCCCGTATGAAATGGCGCTTCAACTCGCTGGCGCGGACGTACATGATTATCGGCATGTTCATGCCGTTGCAGGTCATCATGATTCCCCTTGCGCTGCTGGTACGTGATTTTCACCTGACCAATACCTATGGAGCCTTGATTCTGCCTTATGTAGCTATTGGACTCCCATTCTCTACGATGGTGTTCTATGGCTTCCTGATGGCGATTCCGAAGGAGATTGAAGAAGCGGCTTGTATGGACGGAGCCACCATTTATCGTCTATTTCTCAGTATCATTGTACCGTTGGCACTTCCAGCGATTGCGACCGTGGCTATTTTTCAATTCCTAAATAACTGGAATGAGTTCACGCTTGCCTACATTCTGATCTCGGATGAGAATATGAAAACGCTGCCGCTTGGTCTGTTATTCTTTCAGGGTTCTTACAGTACAGATTGGGGAGCCATGGGAGCTGTCATGACCATTGCATCTCTGCCGATGGTGCTTGTCTATCTTTTCTTGAGTGAGCAGGTCGAGCGTGCGATGACAGTAGGCTCGGCAGTGAAGGGCTGA
- a CDS encoding sugar ABC transporter permease: MNKYLGNKTALTLFLLPALLIYSIVIIYPVLQTVVRSFYDWDGLSTPEFSGLSNYIELFNDPLLMTSLKNGGIFALVLVVFQIGLGTILALICADPRTRGRKLLKTAYFIPVVLSVTVVCQLWIAMYDPTNGLINRLFTLLHIPYQQNWLNSPTESIIAIAFVNAWQFMGYQFALLYAGVKSIPEDYFEAATIDGCSKWKAHLYVTLPLMRETYKFCFIIAITSGIGAFVQMLIMTNGGPGTVNYTLTFMIYRYAFMESNYGYACAVSVVLVLLSLLATVIINKVFDRGQQA; encoded by the coding sequence ATGAATAAATATTTGGGTAACAAGACAGCACTGACTCTGTTTTTGCTGCCAGCACTGCTGATATACAGTATTGTTATAATCTATCCCGTACTTCAGACCGTAGTTCGCAGCTTTTATGATTGGGACGGACTGAGCACACCCGAGTTCTCGGGACTCAGCAACTATATCGAGCTGTTCAATGATCCGCTGCTTATGACCTCGCTGAAGAACGGGGGCATTTTCGCCCTTGTGCTCGTTGTCTTCCAGATTGGGCTCGGTACGATCCTTGCTCTGATCTGCGCCGATCCCCGTACTCGTGGTCGAAAATTGTTGAAGACCGCCTACTTTATTCCCGTTGTGCTGTCGGTTACGGTTGTATGCCAGCTATGGATTGCGATGTACGATCCGACCAACGGACTCATTAACCGCCTGTTCACGTTGCTGCATATTCCGTATCAGCAGAACTGGCTCAATTCTCCGACGGAATCCATTATTGCGATTGCCTTTGTCAATGCCTGGCAGTTCATGGGCTACCAATTCGCGCTTCTATATGCAGGGGTGAAATCCATTCCGGAGGATTACTTCGAGGCGGCCACAATCGACGGCTGCAGCAAATGGAAGGCACATCTATACGTCACCCTGCCTTTGATGAGAGAGACCTACAAGTTCTGCTTCATCATTGCTATTACTTCAGGGATCGGTGCGTTCGTACAGATGCTGATCATGACCAACGGAGGTCCAGGTACCGTTAACTATACCCTCACCTTCATGATCTATCGCTATGCCTTCATGGAGAGTAATTATGGCTATGCATGCGCTGTATCCGTGGTGCTGGTGCTGCTCTCGCTGCTAGCTACCGTAATCATCAACAAGGTATTTGACCGTGGACAACAAGCCTAA
- a CDS encoding extracellular solute-binding protein has translation MKVRNHKRLKAALLTLTMSLVLAACGSTESSSPEASNPSGDGTIKLKVYAQHFDDDTSKPFDYAVEKLKEEMPNVEIELEAAVQDGYQKLKTYAATGNMPDIYFTDWSTLQTMAKSKNVELLDDYEATTKFKQNLNPGVESRLVAPDNHVYAYPDTGIEFQILYYNKSIFEQVGIQTPIKTIDQMAEAAQKLKAAGYVPMSIFAKEKWITTAFYNGLVTREQPQGFGALGQEGMKQLPDAFVTAAQQMKKLQQAGLFDANATNTNYDQASSLFYQGKAAMFVNGQWEIYSSQEKLGDQVDWMYWPAKDEATYEKSKYFINGAGAPQGYAVYPGSKNKDTAVEVAAFLAAKSAEYRYTQLGSPIVSPKVDLPIASDVPAMMQRVATDLLPNAENYAQLLSNTAITNAINDGTQFLLVDSYTPEEFIESLNRVLDKEN, from the coding sequence ATGAAAGTACGGAATCACAAACGTTTGAAGGCAGCATTGCTAACGCTTACAATGTCATTGGTTTTGGCTGCTTGCGGGAGCACGGAATCCTCTTCTCCGGAAGCATCGAATCCATCCGGCGATGGGACAATCAAACTGAAGGTGTATGCCCAGCATTTTGATGATGACACGTCCAAGCCGTTCGATTATGCGGTGGAAAAGCTCAAAGAGGAAATGCCGAATGTAGAAATTGAGCTGGAGGCTGCGGTCCAGGATGGCTATCAGAAGCTGAAGACTTATGCGGCAACGGGCAATATGCCTGATATCTATTTTACAGACTGGTCGACGCTGCAGACGATGGCAAAATCCAAAAATGTCGAGCTGCTGGATGACTATGAAGCTACCACGAAATTCAAGCAGAATCTGAATCCGGGCGTAGAATCCCGTCTGGTAGCGCCGGACAATCATGTATACGCTTATCCCGATACGGGAATCGAGTTCCAGATCCTCTATTACAACAAATCGATCTTCGAACAGGTTGGCATCCAGACACCGATCAAGACCATTGATCAGATGGCCGAGGCTGCGCAGAAGCTGAAGGCTGCCGGCTATGTGCCGATGTCCATATTTGCGAAGGAAAAGTGGATTACGACCGCCTTCTATAACGGTCTGGTGACCCGCGAGCAGCCGCAAGGCTTTGGTGCGTTGGGTCAAGAGGGCATGAAACAGCTGCCTGACGCTTTCGTGACTGCCGCTCAGCAGATGAAGAAGCTGCAGCAAGCGGGATTATTCGATGCGAATGCAACGAATACCAACTATGATCAGGCGTCCTCCTTGTTCTATCAAGGCAAAGCCGCCATGTTCGTAAATGGCCAATGGGAGATTTACAGTTCGCAGGAGAAGCTGGGAGATCAGGTGGACTGGATGTATTGGCCAGCCAAGGACGAGGCTACCTATGAGAAATCCAAGTATTTCATCAACGGGGCGGGAGCTCCGCAAGGGTATGCCGTATATCCAGGCAGCAAGAACAAAGATACAGCGGTCGAAGTCGCAGCTTTCTTGGCGGCTAAGTCTGCCGAATACCGTTACACGCAGCTGGGCAGCCCAATCGTTTCGCCTAAGGTTGACCTGCCGATCGCTTCGGATGTTCCTGCCATGATGCAGCGTGTAGCAACCGATCTTCTGCCGAATGCAGAGAATTACGCACAGCTGTTAAGTAATACGGCGATTACGAATGCCATCAATGACGGCACACAGTTTCTACTGGTGGATAGCTACACGCCAGAGGAATTCATCGAAAGTCTAAATCGTGTGCTGGATAAAGAGAACTAG
- a CDS encoding response regulator, whose amino-acid sequence MYKVMIVDDEPLFRDFLRLKMDWERHGFQVCCEARNGQEALQEAEKHKPHLALVDINMPFMDGIELAQRLKVRFERMAIVFISGHNEFEYLQKAVRTGVQDYLLKPFNAEEMSAMLTRIGPDLPKLPIAEKRGESGESMESTGGVRAVAPDLGSLRDAVVLGLLMKDSECLEEVRRALRQLRMHEWGDEYADATLMGILSLALTFASERGMGYDRLWDHRDVISPYDHLRGLGSWEAAEEWLVSLYHRLIRLMEQIRPTKASSLFAAAIHYIQEHYSDPDLSAEQVSAGVFVDPSYLRRVFRKESGFSIVDHITHIRMKKAKELMLEGNRKLYEIAESVGYSDPNYFSKSFKKCFGMTPTEYEQIKKR is encoded by the coding sequence GTGTATAAAGTGATGATTGTTGATGACGAGCCGTTATTTCGTGATTTTCTGCGTCTGAAAATGGACTGGGAACGTCATGGCTTCCAGGTCTGCTGTGAGGCGAGAAATGGACAAGAGGCGCTCCAGGAAGCAGAGAAGCACAAACCGCACCTGGCACTGGTCGATATTAATATGCCGTTCATGGACGGGATTGAACTGGCGCAGCGGCTCAAGGTTCGGTTCGAGCGGATGGCGATTGTATTCATTTCCGGGCATAACGAGTTCGAATATTTGCAAAAAGCGGTGCGCACAGGCGTTCAGGATTATTTGCTTAAGCCCTTTAATGCAGAAGAGATGAGCGCGATGCTGACACGGATTGGGCCGGATCTGCCGAAGCTGCCGATTGCAGAGAAGCGCGGTGAATCTGGGGAGTCTATGGAAAGTACTGGTGGCGTCCGGGCTGTAGCGCCCGATCTTGGAAGCCTGCGCGATGCGGTCGTCCTGGGACTGCTCATGAAGGACAGCGAGTGTCTGGAGGAGGTCCGCAGAGCTCTGCGACAGCTCCGAATGCATGAATGGGGAGACGAGTATGCGGATGCGACATTGATGGGGATTTTGTCCCTGGCTCTGACCTTTGCGAGTGAACGGGGCATGGGCTATGATCGGCTATGGGATCACCGGGATGTGATCTCTCCTTATGATCATTTGCGAGGGCTTGGAAGCTGGGAGGCCGCCGAGGAGTGGCTGGTATCGCTATACCATCGCCTGATTCGGTTGATGGAGCAAATCCGCCCGACGAAGGCCTCGAGCCTGTTCGCTGCGGCCATTCATTATATCCAGGAGCACTATTCAGACCCAGACCTGTCTGCAGAGCAGGTATCCGCCGGAGTATTCGTCGACCCCAGCTATCTGCGGCGCGTCTTCCGCAAGGAATCCGGCTTCTCGATCGTGGATCATATTACACATATTCGGATGAAGAAGGCTAAGGAGCTAATGCTGGAGGGCAACCGCAAGCTGTACGAAATCGCGGAGAGCGTCGGCTATAGCGACCCGAATTATTTCAGCAAGTCCTTTAAAAAATGCTTTGGCATGACGCCGACCGAATATGAGCAGATCAAGAAGAGATAG
- a CDS encoding sensor histidine kinase yields the protein MYKYLSLAHQWFGRLRFKSKVIALFLPLIMLSLVILGAGSSQIFSRSLIERTTSNVMDESQLILSRTDYIFSSVETAANIMVTNINRLYESNGGSPESTVEKTRFANLMQSRLSIDVSIFKEVDGAVFVDRSGNIYSSYDEKGDAERIRKLVVSGQELDSYGRASWIDMERRDMLTQDPASPILTLRKTVIHIDNGEVYGTLFLLVKEERLSAYLKSSDASTPKAYYFLDRGNQVVVAEDHAQLMQPISSELVLSMQSCAGHSSAAACSFQENGNLITVVNYDRMNWKLVNVVSLNLLMADVRKNVGLTAAIGVFCLVFSWLGASFLSRMVVSPLEQLTGAMRKVVNGDIHTVAHVRSEDEIGTIAEAFNYMVRRVRELLDTVRQEQNRKREFELALMSAQIKPHFLYNTLDTIYALNELDRHDEARDTTKALADFYRTALNKGRELILLEKETELTDDYLTILQIRYPDVFRYEIDIPSELAGTPIPKLSLQPLVENAIYHGLKAKGIKGFIRISAFSQNGKVIIRVEDNGVGMEAAQVEAIMSRDSSESVTRSIGTYSVQQRLNLYFGEEYGIMVHSVPGEGTRVELSLPMLKKGSEA from the coding sequence ATGTACAAGTACTTGTCTTTGGCACATCAATGGTTCGGGCGGCTGCGCTTCAAGAGCAAGGTCATTGCCCTGTTTCTTCCCTTAATCATGTTATCATTGGTTATTCTTGGTGCCGGATCGAGCCAAATCTTCAGCCGCTCCTTGATTGAGCGGACAACCAGCAATGTGATGGACGAATCTCAACTGATTTTGTCTAGAACCGATTACATTTTCAGCAGTGTAGAGACCGCCGCGAATATTATGGTCACGAATATTAACCGTTTGTATGAATCGAATGGCGGGTCTCCGGAATCCACGGTCGAGAAGACGCGTTTTGCGAATCTGATGCAGAGCCGCCTGTCCATAGATGTATCGATCTTCAAGGAGGTAGACGGAGCTGTATTCGTGGATCGCAGCGGGAACATATACTCCTCCTATGACGAGAAAGGGGATGCCGAGCGTATCCGCAAGCTGGTGGTTAGCGGTCAGGAGTTGGACAGCTATGGGCGTGCGAGCTGGATCGACATGGAACGCAGAGACATGCTGACACAGGACCCGGCCTCTCCGATTCTGACGCTCCGCAAGACGGTCATTCACATCGACAATGGGGAAGTATACGGGACCTTGTTCCTGCTGGTGAAGGAGGAGCGGTTATCTGCATATCTGAAATCCAGTGATGCATCCACGCCGAAAGCCTACTATTTTCTCGATAGGGGCAACCAGGTGGTCGTAGCTGAAGATCATGCGCAGCTGATGCAACCGATTAGCTCCGAGCTGGTGCTGTCCATGCAGTCTTGCGCCGGTCACTCTTCCGCTGCAGCGTGCTCGTTCCAGGAGAACGGTAATCTGATTACAGTAGTCAATTACGACCGGATGAACTGGAAGCTCGTGAATGTTGTGTCCCTGAATTTGCTTATGGCAGATGTACGCAAGAATGTCGGATTAACCGCAGCGATTGGCGTGTTCTGCCTGGTATTCTCCTGGCTGGGTGCGAGCTTTCTGTCCCGAATGGTCGTCAGTCCGCTGGAGCAGCTGACTGGGGCGATGCGAAAGGTAGTGAACGGGGATATACATACCGTAGCGCATGTACGTTCCGAGGATGAGATCGGTACGATTGCCGAGGCCTTTAACTATATGGTTAGACGGGTGCGGGAGCTGCTCGACACAGTCAGGCAGGAGCAGAATCGCAAGCGTGAATTTGAGCTCGCCTTGATGAGCGCACAGATCAAGCCCCATTTTCTATACAACACGCTGGATACCATCTATGCGCTGAATGAGCTGGACCGTCATGATGAAGCGAGAGATACGACCAAGGCGTTGGCTGATTTTTACCGGACGGCCTTGAATAAAGGACGAGAGCTCATCCTTCTGGAGAAGGAGACGGAGCTGACGGACGACTATCTGACGATTCTGCAGATCCGCTATCCTGATGTATTCCGTTACGAGATTGACATTCCGTCTGAGCTGGCGGGCACCCCGATTCCGAAGCTGTCGCTTCAGCCTCTGGTGGAGAATGCGATTTATCATGGGTTGAAGGCCAAAGGCATCAAGGGCTTCATCCGTATATCCGCCTTCAGTCAGAACGGCAAGGTCATCATCCGGGTAGAGGATAACGGGGTAGGGATGGAGGCCGCACAGGTAGAAGCTATTATGTCACGGGATTCATCCGAGTCGGTTACGCGTTCGATCGGTACGTATAGTGTTCAGCAACGGTTGAATTTGTATTTTGGAGAGGAATACGGAATTATGGTGCATAGCGTTCCCGGAGAGGGGACAAGGGTCGAGCTGTCTTTGCCGATGCTGAAAAAGGGAAGTGAGGCATAG
- a CDS encoding LacI family DNA-binding transcriptional regulator, translated as MATIKDIARQAGVSAATVSRVLNNDLSLSVSEDTRSNIFAIAEQLQYKPKRLGQLKRNMQRAGKTVSLLLWCSIEEERDDPYYASIRRGIEMRCEELGLTLGQTLRGRLSIAQLQPADGLIVVGGVNPEEITSVPINKEAIVLVDQYQELMDYDTVRVHFRQAVDQALGHLLELGHQRIAFIGGESTGERRAHYFKKFMEERGFFNPELVRVGAWSSADGYRMMNELLAESERPTAVFAASDPLAVGVLRALHGHGLQVPQDMAVVGFDDIEMAAYLQPALTTIRAYPEQMGRAAVQLLSERLEGREAPAHSVIGTKLIVRESSRPRTLEANPG; from the coding sequence TTGGCAACGATCAAGGACATTGCCCGGCAAGCCGGCGTATCCGCCGCAACCGTATCCAGAGTTCTCAATAATGACCTGTCTCTGTCCGTGAGCGAGGATACCAGAAGCAATATATTCGCCATTGCGGAACAGCTCCAATATAAGCCCAAACGGCTCGGACAGCTCAAGCGGAACATGCAGCGTGCCGGCAAAACGGTCTCGCTGCTGCTCTGGTGCTCCATTGAGGAGGAGCGTGACGATCCTTACTATGCTTCCATCCGGCGCGGAATCGAGATGCGCTGCGAGGAGCTCGGGCTAACACTGGGCCAGACCTTGCGAGGACGCCTCTCCATAGCCCAGCTGCAGCCTGCCGACGGACTCATCGTAGTCGGTGGCGTCAACCCGGAAGAAATCACATCGGTCCCGATCAACAAGGAGGCTATCGTCCTGGTCGATCAGTATCAGGAACTAATGGACTATGATACGGTGCGGGTACATTTTCGCCAAGCGGTCGATCAGGCTCTGGGCCATCTACTGGAGCTTGGACATCAACGCATCGCCTTCATCGGCGGCGAGAGCACTGGAGAACGACGGGCCCACTATTTCAAGAAATTCATGGAGGAGCGAGGATTCTTCAACCCGGAGCTTGTTCGTGTAGGAGCTTGGAGCAGTGCTGATGGATACCGCATGATGAATGAGCTGCTGGCAGAGTCGGAGCGGCCTACGGCTGTATTCGCCGCCAGCGATCCGCTCGCCGTCGGCGTGCTGCGCGCGCTTCACGGGCACGGGCTGCAGGTACCGCAGGATATGGCTGTCGTCGGTTTCGATGACATTGAGATGGCCGCTTACCTGCAGCCTGCGCTCACTACCATCCGAGCCTATCCCGAGCAAATGGGCCGCGCCGCCGTACAGCTGCTCTCCGAGCGACTTGAAGGGCGGGAAGCCCCGGCGCATAGTGTGATCGGAACCAAGCTTATTGTAAGAGAAAGTTCTCGCCCTAGGACGCTTGAAGCGAATCCCGGGTGA
- a CDS encoding alpha-galactosidase yields the protein MNIHVDETLGLFHLQSKDSSYLFQIIEGYPAHLYWGAQLNHDASLGHILELRERCSFSPNPIPANRTISLDTLPQEYPQFGTSDFRQPAYQVKLEDGSRITELKYSGYRIVPGKPKLTGLPAVYAETDEEATTLHLYLKDDYSGLKATLLYTVFANHSAIARSTLFEHEGKAALHLEEAMSASVDFSDSEYEALYLSGAWVRERHIQRKELGPGALRLDSRRGSSSHQMNPFLALLRPDATEDLGDVYGFSLVYSGNFVAQAEVEQFGQTRVSIGINPFDFSWQLAPGESFQTPEVVMVYSDQGLGGMSRTYHRLYRTRLCRGNFRDEVRPILINNWEATYFNFDADKIEAIAKEASPLGIELFVLDDGWFGKRDNDDSSLGDWFEDRRKLPGGLADLAKRVNDKGMQFGLWVEPEMISPESELYRKHPDWCLHAKGRRRTEARSQLVLDLSRKEVCDYLYDTLSAVFSSAPITYVKWDMNRNMTEVASASASRERQQETAHRYILGLYDLLERLITSFPHILFESCSGGGGRFDPGMLHYMPQTWTSDDTDAIERLAIQYGTSIVYPVSTMGAHVSNVPNHQVHRTTSLTMRGDVAMSGNFGYELDLTALSAEDKALAARQVAQYKEIRSLVQQGDMHRLLSPFEGRGNTAWMFVNEDQSEAFVAFFRVLAEANGPIRRLKLKGLDPNKKYRIESGTDAAGNETSPFRQAFGGQSFGGDQLMRIGLVISDLQGDFASQTFRLRTVE from the coding sequence ATGAATATCCATGTAGACGAGACACTAGGCCTGTTTCATTTGCAGTCCAAAGACAGCAGCTATCTGTTCCAAATCATTGAAGGCTATCCTGCCCATCTGTATTGGGGTGCGCAACTGAACCACGATGCCAGTCTGGGGCACATTCTGGAGCTGCGGGAGCGCTGCTCGTTCTCTCCGAATCCGATACCTGCGAATCGTACGATCTCACTGGACACGCTGCCTCAGGAATATCCGCAATTCGGCACCAGTGACTTCCGTCAGCCCGCTTACCAAGTGAAGCTGGAGGATGGCAGCAGAATTACCGAGCTGAAATACAGCGGCTACCGCATCGTCCCTGGAAAGCCCAAGCTGACAGGACTTCCTGCTGTCTATGCAGAAACGGATGAGGAAGCTACGACGCTCCACCTGTATCTTAAGGATGATTATTCAGGCCTTAAGGCAACTTTGCTGTACACCGTTTTTGCCAATCATAGTGCGATTGCACGCTCCACTTTATTTGAACATGAGGGCAAGGCTGCACTTCACCTCGAAGAAGCCATGAGTGCATCCGTAGATTTCAGCGACTCCGAGTACGAGGCTCTCTATCTGTCGGGTGCCTGGGTACGCGAGCGCCATATTCAGCGGAAAGAGCTCGGTCCTGGCGCCTTGCGTCTGGACAGCCGCCGCGGCTCCAGCAGCCACCAGATGAACCCATTCCTCGCCCTGCTCCGTCCGGACGCCACTGAGGATCTTGGCGATGTATACGGCTTCAGCCTGGTGTACAGCGGCAATTTTGTCGCACAAGCCGAAGTTGAACAATTCGGACAGACCCGGGTCAGCATCGGAATCAATCCGTTTGATTTTTCGTGGCAGCTTGCGCCCGGAGAGTCGTTCCAAACGCCTGAAGTCGTGATGGTGTATTCCGATCAAGGGCTGGGAGGCATGTCTCGTACCTATCACCGCCTGTACCGGACTCGTCTATGCCGCGGCAACTTTAGGGACGAGGTGCGTCCGATTCTAATCAATAACTGGGAGGCGACCTACTTCAATTTCGATGCTGACAAGATCGAAGCGATCGCGAAGGAAGCCAGTCCACTCGGCATTGAGCTCTTCGTCCTTGACGACGGGTGGTTTGGCAAGCGTGATAATGATGACAGCTCTCTTGGGGACTGGTTCGAGGATCGACGCAAGCTGCCGGGCGGTCTAGCTGATCTGGCCAAACGCGTCAATGATAAAGGCATGCAGTTCGGCCTGTGGGTCGAGCCGGAGATGATCTCGCCAGAAAGTGAGCTGTACCGCAAGCATCCAGACTGGTGCCTGCATGCCAAGGGCCGCCGTCGTACGGAAGCCCGTTCCCAGCTTGTGCTTGATCTGTCACGCAAGGAAGTATGCGATTATCTGTACGACACGCTAAGCGCCGTATTTTCCTCGGCCCCGATCACTTACGTGAAGTGGGATATGAATCGGAACATGACGGAGGTGGCCTCGGCGTCTGCCTCCCGTGAGCGGCAGCAGGAGACGGCTCATCGGTATATCCTTGGACTATATGATCTGCTGGAACGCCTGATCACCAGCTTCCCGCACATTCTGTTCGAAAGCTGCTCAGGTGGTGGCGGCCGCTTCGACCCAGGTATGCTGCACTATATGCCGCAAACCTGGACCAGCGATGATACGGACGCTATCGAGCGATTGGCGATCCAATACGGTACGAGCATCGTCTACCCGGTCAGTACGATGGGTGCGCATGTATCGAATGTACCGAACCATCAAGTACACCGTACCACCTCCCTTACCATGCGCGGCGACGTGGCCATGAGCGGAAATTTCGGCTATGAGCTTGATCTGACCGCACTATCCGCGGAGGATAAGGCTCTGGCAGCAAGACAGGTCGCCCAATACAAGGAGATCCGTTCTCTGGTACAGCAGGGGGATATGCACAGACTGCTCAGCCCGTTCGAGGGACGCGGCAATACGGCCTGGATGTTCGTGAACGAGGATCAGTCGGAGGCATTCGTGGCCTTCTTCCGTGTGCTGGCCGAGGCCAATGGACCGATTCGGCGTCTGAAGCTCAAAGGACTCGACCCGAACAAGAAATATCGAATCGAATCAGGCACTGATGCTGCTGGCAATGAAACATCCCCATTCCGACAAGCCTTTGGCGGACAGAGCTTCGGTGGCGATCAGCTGATGCGGATCGGTCTCGTCATCTCAGATCTCCAAGGCGATTTCGCCAGCCAGACCTTCCGTCTGCGGACTGTGGAGTAA
- a CDS encoding macrolide family glycosyltransferase: MARVLVVITPAEGHVNPSLGLVTQLIDHGEEVVYVCSEEYRSRIEQTGAQLLTYPFPQDAFSHDPVLKPQEYKHPYQFIYMMAGGIIRKIVPEVLRVIEHQKFDYMIFDSLIGWGGTILAEKLGIPAVCSIASFAFVEPLGAGQGSNDKETDSGGLYEATRKIIRELAQEFQVKVPALEEIPSHAGRLKLVYTSRYFQPQADKLDDSFIFTGPSIIPRPDAPTFSFKLLRERYPQTVYISMGTILNKDLDFYRLCFEALGDLPVNVVLSSGKYTDMEPLADRIPDNFIVKPYIAQLDMLQHTDVFITHAGMNSASEALYYNVPLVMIPLTSDQPLVAKRVQELGGGITLNKHALSATDLRAALTEVLSNPRYKQQAYLIGESLRHAGGFKRAAEIIKSHFAKV, encoded by the coding sequence ATGGCACGTGTGTTAGTTGTCATTACTCCGGCTGAAGGCCATGTGAATCCGTCATTAGGATTAGTTACTCAGTTGATTGACCATGGCGAGGAAGTTGTCTATGTGTGTTCTGAGGAGTACCGTTCCCGAATTGAACAAACCGGAGCCCAATTACTTACCTATCCATTTCCTCAAGATGCCTTCTCTCATGACCCGGTATTGAAACCTCAGGAGTACAAACATCCTTATCAGTTCATTTATATGATGGCAGGCGGTATCATTCGAAAAATCGTCCCTGAGGTACTTCGAGTGATTGAACATCAAAAGTTCGATTATATGATCTTTGATTCCCTGATAGGCTGGGGAGGGACTATTCTTGCAGAAAAGCTGGGAATTCCTGCGGTGTGTTCGATCGCCTCCTTTGCTTTTGTAGAACCTCTAGGGGCTGGCCAAGGATCGAATGACAAGGAGACGGATAGCGGGGGACTGTATGAGGCCACGAGGAAGATAATTCGTGAGTTAGCTCAAGAGTTTCAAGTGAAGGTTCCAGCGCTGGAAGAGATTCCGTCACATGCAGGTCGGTTAAAGCTCGTATATACAAGCCGTTATTTTCAGCCGCAGGCAGATAAGCTGGACGATAGTTTTATTTTTACGGGTCCTTCGATCATACCGCGCCCAGATGCACCGACCTTCTCGTTCAAGCTGCTTCGTGAACGTTATCCGCAAACGGTGTACATTTCCATGGGCACCATTTTAAATAAGGATCTGGATTTCTATCGGCTTTGTTTTGAAGCCTTGGGAGATTTGCCGGTGAATGTTGTTCTATCTTCTGGAAAATACACGGATATGGAGCCGCTGGCTGATCGGATTCCTGACAATTTTATCGTCAAACCATACATTGCACAGCTCGATATGCTGCAGCATACGGATGTTTTTATTACACATGCGGGGATGAACAGTGCGAGTGAAGCCCTTTATTACAACGTGCCATTGGTGATGATTCCATTAACTTCGGACCAGCCTCTTGTCGCCAAACGGGTACAGGAGTTGGGAGGGGGCATCACTTTAAACAAACATGCTCTAAGCGCAACAGATTTGAGAGCGGCATTAACAGAAGTTTTGAGCAATCCGCGCTACAAGCAGCAGGCTTACCTTATCGGCGAATCTTTACGGCATGCCGGCGGTTTCAAGCGGGCCGCCGAGATAATCAAAAGCCATTTTGCTAAAGTATAA